The Solanum lycopersicum chromosome 2, SLM_r2.1 DNA window ataataaggtctcatggtatacgaatgaataatatgaaagaaagtatgtgttatatgttatgtgttatatgaatatgttatgttttgtgtgctatacgataattataatgatgcatgtcactctcatggcataactttcccaatcttaatttggcaagtccactgacttgacttccaaaaatcatgttgttaggaaagagctattcttcctcatgcatgtccctggtgtgtacttgcatatactcatacttagtacaagtgtgtactaattccatacgaacatctacttttaggtgcaggcacaggtggacgctagagctacaggttcgttgttgcagctatccggacatcagtattcatccggagtttggtaggtcctcatgctttcgaggatgctactgttttacattctagcgtagttttagagttgagctagcggagcatgttccactagcgtttctttcctgttttggttcaaactttgtattggtgctattttggccgatatacaattaatacttaatgaattatttctttcagttgcttatctcttaaatgttagatggttgatgatgaacgattacgaaatgttaagaatgttcagcaagtatgattaaagaatcaaaaacttcaaattttccgctaaaattaatctatgtaaagtaagaatgacgtaagcaggcttgtctgcgacctctgagaggtcaacgacgccggtctcgtctggggtctagattccggtcgtgacaaaaaccaaattttcaaatatgacAAGTTCAATTCGATTTTTCATCTTCCCAAACCTAAGCAGATAATTTCGATTCGGTTTTAAGTACAAATCAAAACAAACTATTTTATCTGATAATTGTGGCTTGGTTTGGTTTTTCTCTAACCCTAAACAGATAAGTTCGCTAaggtttttgaaaatgaaatcaaatcgaattttaatatgataattggGGTTTTGTTCGTGCTTCTCCTGTCAAATCAAATAGATAAATTCAATTCCTAGTTAGTTCTTTCACTACCATGAATACGTTGTCGAGCATTTCCTTTCTCTTTTATATGAAGGTCAATATGTCTATGTCAATCATTATGTGAACACTCAATAaggatatttcaaaaattttagttCGGTTCaacttaaaacttttatatGGATTTTTTTCTTCAGTTTTTTGGTTTTCTTGAATGACACATAAATGTTATATGATCAGTCCAGTTTagatttcttcatctttttaaatCGAAACATAAATATGATAACTGCAGTCCAGTTTAGTTCCTTTTCTCCAGCCGAAATAGTTCAGCTCGATTATGCTTCTACCTAGAATACCTTGctagtgattttttttctcttttacatGGAGGATAACTAACTATGTCAATCGTTGATTTGAACTCTTCACATGGATGCTTGATCAGTTGGTTTTATTTGGATATTTAAAACGAAAATTTTAGTCTGTTTTCCAGTTCAGTTCTTCATCTTTTTGGTTAAAATCAATGCCTTGTTTAACATTTTTCTAATGTTTTGTGTTAGGGGTATCAAATAAGTCGGCCTGTTGAAATTTGAGATATTAAAATAGGTTGAAATAGAAATTGAATTGGATTCTGACCCGCCCAAATTTACTTTGGTCTCAAAAGGGTTGGGTTCAAATGAGTTTAAAAGTTAGTTGGATCTTGACCTACTTAGTCTCAATAACTTTAATACAGTGTTCTTTAAGTTTTATAATCCAATATGAATTTGAACTCAAgaaatattcaaaaaagaagttataaatggattaataaattttaaaagatataaaataaggTAGTATTTCATACCTTCAATATAGGAACATACATTATATCATtacaaataaaagttttaaaatgagttaaaattgaaattcaaatgTGCTCAATTGAGGATTATCTTAAAATGGATAAGGAATGTTGATTGAACCGAATTTAAATTATCTGAGCCCAACacttaaatttctaaaatcaatACTTATAGTTAGACTCATTACTTATGGTTGGACGAATTTTTTATGCCTCTAGTTTTGACTAATCAATTTGTAACTGACCCTAAAAGAGAGACCACGTACATGGATAATAATGGTTTCACTAGGTTTgaagtttattttgaaattaataagGCAAACAAGTTCAATATTCATGTCTTAGTTACAATCACTCATTCTACACATTACTGAAATCTTCCGATTGATTTTTCTATAATGTTAAATTAAATCAtgaataatcaattaaaaataattttttagtctGATCTGCATATAATTTCCTGACAAGTAAAAAATAGGTAAATATTGTAGATTAACAGGAAAACTTAAATAGTAGTTCTATGTTTACacaacttaatatacttttaaaaaacatataaaaatactcttaaaattaattttttagtgtCACATGAAACAGAGCAAAACAATAACATGTATTATTTAAAAactacataaataaaaattgaaaaaaatcaataattaagaacttgaatttttttaaaccaTATAAAAAAGGCCTAGAAAAAATTTGATTGATTATTGAAATTCTATATGTGCTACATAAATTTAGAccaatgaaataatatatatatatatatatatatttaaaaattacattaaaattattataaaccacaataattaacaacttgaaatattaataaaaacatagaaagtTCGATTGACCTTTGAATCACTGTCCATAAATAGGAATATATAAGCAACATATattgtttaaaaataacataaaaggaatataaatcacaacaatttaaaaataaaaaaaacatgtaaaattaagtttattctcaaaattttatcagtatcacataaattgaaataaagaacgtaacatatattatttataaattatgtaaaactTTCAAAATTCTATCTATTACATTACAtaaaatgagataaaaataaCGGATATTAGGCTGTTTTAGCAGGTGGGTCTAAAAATCACACCTCCATTTTTGATTATCCGCTTATATTTAACGcggataattatttttaattattatacgCTTATATCCGACGCGGTTAAAAGGGTATAATAGTCCAATCACACGGAATCTCTTGCCCGCCAACCCAATAACAACTATTTAAAGGCTTCAATTCAGTAGAAGCGTTACCAAACTCTCAAAACCCTTCAGAATGTTGGAGCTTTAATGGTGAATGCGTTCCAGAAATTGGAAGAGAGAATGTACGGTGTGCTTTGCAATAGTGAGAAATCATCAACAAAAGCGGCTGTGGATGCTTTTGCTGGGATGGGTGTTCAAGTTACCGTTGAAGATTTTGTGCCTTTCATGGGCATGGgtaaattcttcttcttcttcttgaatattttctttgtcAATCTGCTTATACGTAGTTGTTTTTCCTTCTTGGTTTTCTTTCAAGTGTTTGATGCGAAAGATGGGTATGAAATTATCATTGCTTCCCGCGGTTCAGGGTACTGGTTCTTGAACAATTGAACCAGCACTCTTGAACAATTAAACCAACATCAACGGGTTC harbors:
- the LOC104645691 gene encoding protein SUPPRESSOR OF QUENCHING 1, chloroplastic-like — encoded protein: MVNAFQKLEERMYGVLCNSEKSSTKAAVDAFAGMGVQVTVEDFVPFMGMGFDAEAAKKRFFEIYLLKAIICSMQTELWHRCPWCL